The genomic region TGGTACCCCTGTTATTAAAGACCCCTAAAGGAGCTAACAGGGGTCACAGGTTAGGAGTCTGTGGTAGAGGGTGGGGGAAAAGAGCTGCGTTGTAAGGGAAGAGGAGCACAAGCTCCAATTGTGAGCTGTTAGTTGGTCTGGGTTTGTCACTGTTAAGTCAGTGTTAACTGTCCTCCTATCCATGCTAACAAACTGTAACTGACTCAGTGCTTTCTGGCTCATGATACCATCTCACCCAGTACAGTCTCAGCAGAATGTCTGTCACCTCCCCTACAAATTCCTCTAAGGAACACAGCTTTCAAAAGCAAAAGTTTGGATTAAACACCTGAGGCCAAGATTGGTCCCACATTCTAGAGCAGCGCAACTAAGTTGCCACATTCTGGGACCAAGTAAAAGTCTCTACCCAGAAGAGCCAACTGTGTTCTAGATGAGCAAGTCAGTGCTCTGGATCACAGGCAGGGTTCTAGAGCACAGCATGTCTGGAGTCAGCATTTAAGAGCAGCAATTTTAGCACCTTGGAAAGTGCAGCAGCAAGGTCTGGCTCAGGGCCATGCATCCAGAGGAAGGGAAGAGCTCCTTCCTTCAAAGAAAGACTTATTTCTGGATCCACTTGTGGGTTACAAAAATCCAGCATTCTCACACTAAGAGATGCAGACAGTTAACACCCATGCAACCAGCCTGGCTTCAAAGCATACATAAATGTTTCTAGATCATGGTATGCACTCTAGAACCCATACACCTGGCCTTTGATCTAGCAGCAGCAATGCCCACCACATGGAATGGGTTGGCTTCTAGAGTataccctacccccacccctgaGTTCAGAGCTGGGAATGTCCCTCTCAAGGCATAAAGACTCAGTTTCACTGAGGCTTAGTGTTTAGTACACAGAGCTACGTTCTAGATCAGCATCTGTGTtcacactttcaaaaagggaaatttcaaccCCAATTTAGTGTTTAAATTTGGGTAGAGAGGTCCCAGAAATAGGGAACCTTTCCAGGCACCACTGTGCCCCAGTGGGAAAAGGGGGACAGATGGTAAAGTGTCCTTCCCTCCCAAAGCTCCTTAGCTCTGCTTTGTCCAGAGCCCTAGAAGGGGCAGCAGCAAGTGCTAAAGGCATGGGGAAGGGGCTAATGAGGGAAATGAGGACTACTACAAAACTGAGCCATCTCAACTAGCACACACTGCCCTCTTCCTCCAAACCCTGCTCACTACTTTCTGTAGAACAGCCTCAAAATTCTCAGTCAATAGTGTCCCTATCCCCTACCCCCAGCACTGGGGCAACCAAAGGGAGATCTAATTCCTCCTGTTCATTGCTAGGGAAAGTTATTTTTCCTTGAGGAAGAATTCCATCACCACACCAGGTACACAAAGCTTACaagtgcacacatacacacacatccaaaCACCCCACTTGTAACACCCACTTCTCACTGCAAACTGAGAACCCCAGGGTACTCACAGACATTCCAAAGAGCCTACAACTTTCTCCCCAAATCTTACCTATCCAATGAAGACTTCACCTCTCATATAGTTTTACTGTACTCCCTGGATACGTCCACCACCCCCTAGGATTGCAAATCCCAAATTCCCTAGAGGGTGACTTCTCCATACTGCTCAACTTACGGGTATTGCCCTCTAAAACCCACCCAACCCAGGCCCCAACCCTGCTGTGACTCTCCCTGTCTTACACACATTGACTTTCCAGATGTGTCTTCCACATTTCCTTGGCTCAACCTTCCAAACTCCTGCCTGACATACAGAGTTCACTTAttccccccccaacccctccccacctcccccattccATCCCCTTTTATCCCTGTCCCTTCCCCATTCATCCATCCCACCTCTCCCACGGGGTTCTCTCCATTCTATCCTACTCTCTCCTTCCCACAGCCACTCTAGACCCAACACTGGGCTGAGTTCTCACTTGCTGGCAAAGAAGGCCCCCACAGTCACCAGAGCCCCCAGTGCCACAGCCCCTGTTAGCACTGTTCGCACTGAGGCCCAGTTCCCCTCCCGCAGACGCCTTGCCTCCTCCAGGGCCCCATCCCCGTACAGAGCCGTGAATTCCGCctgtgggagagaagggaagtggggaagagaaaaaggagaaggaagaaagggatgttaggagaggagatggagagaaggggaggggaagaattccaGTTCCATCTATACTGTAGCTGCATCCCATGTCCCAGCTCCAGCCTTGCTTGGTGTCCCTCACAAATACCTTGCTAAAACTCCCTGCCTCATGTGTACCCCATGTCTTTCCTctttgcaaataataataataatccttctCAAAACTAACCTCTTATGCAGATTTCTCAAGTTAACCCTATACCACTCTAGTCACAACTCCTGCTCCCATACCCCCTCAGGATTTATGTTTAAATTTAACATGAATTACCTTGGACCTCTCTTCCTTGTATGTATTCTTTATGCTTTTTAATGTGTATTTATTCTGTTTCCCCCTTTGGATTATAAACTCTTTAATGATGGGGACTTTTATATTTTCCCAGAGTGCACAGAACTTCATATTGTACACAGTAGTAACTCCATAAATGTTGACTAACATTGCCTCTCCACCCTGATGACCTAACTCCACCCAAGCTGTTGCTCTTCCCCCACACCCTAGCTTTACCATGCAATACCAACTATATTCCCATCCCATCAGAGACCAGCCTCCCCATCACaactgctccccctccccaagtgAGGCAAGCTTTTCTGGGGAATGTGCAGTTATAGAAGAGGGAAGCCTCTTACCCAGCCCCCGCTGCTGTGGATCCAGTCTGCCAGCTGGGTCTCTAGGTAGGTCACCATCCAGTCCTGCACCTGTCCCACCAGTGGCTCCATCTCTTTGTTGACACTCTCTGCACAGAGCGCTGCCCCAAAGACGAAGAATGCCACAAGACGGCCCCAGTTGGGCCCCCCCTGGAAGAGCTCATCTGAGACCTGGGTAAAGCGCTGCTGGGCTGAGCCAGGAGTCACATGCAACTGAGCAGCCAGATCAGAAAATGTGCGTCGGAAGCGGGACTCAAACTCATCTCCAGCAGCTCGCATGGCCCGGTGCAGGGGCTCAGTTGTAGGGCCCTCTCCTGGGCCAGTTCCACAGGCATAGCCCTTCTGCCTTAGCTTGTAACCCACAAAATCTGCCACCAGGGCTCGagtatctggggctgaggctggagTCGCCATCTGGGTGGCTATAAAaggcagagggaagagaatggggaCATGAGTGATGCTCCACTATAGGCTGGGCATAACCACACAGGGCCCAAATGGGTATTTTTCAGGTTTGACCAGCCTCGTGTGACAGCATGAGCCATGGGGAACAGGAGTAAGAAATGGAATAGAGACAATGAGATAATTTAGCGGTAATAAGGAGTCTAGATTTAGTAGATTTGGTCATTAAACTAATACATATTACAAAtaataaccctaaccctaaccctaaataaTGAGTTAAACTTGCTGCTTCCCTTAAGAGTAATTAAGAGTACCACCTTTCCTGCTTTCAGGGACCCACAGCAAGCTGGGGTAGAGCAGGGACTAGAATTCTCCCAAAAGCAGGGTGGAAGGAGGAGTACATATAGGCTGAAAAGGGTTAAAATAtactaatgggggagatgaggaAGGCATAGGGTTAACAAGATATTAAGGCCACTTACCAAACCTGGGCAGCAGCTCCTAGGACACAGCGCTGGTGGCAGGGAGCCCCCAGCTAAGGCCTTTCATCCTCCCAGCTATGGAGCCCTAGGGGTTGAGGGTAGGAATTATGGTCAGTGGTCGGGAAACCTAGATGTAGCCCTAGgacccaggcccaggcccagcccCCACCCCTCTGCCAGCTGTGGTTACTGACTGAATCCATGTTTAATGACCGTTCTCCTCAGGAAGCCTCAGGCAGAGGGGACTCCGGTGGATAACATTCCCGGcaccccccgccacacacacataGAACCCAACCCACAGGGCCTGCTCCTGCCCCTCCCTTACCCCCACCCTCAACCCCGTCTCCACCCCCCAGCCCGCCAGGTTAGGGATCTCACGGGTCAGGCCGCTCCCCAGGCTCTAGGCAGTTTCCTGGtgcaggaggtgggagggaggaaaggagggaggagaaaagaagagggagggagagagggagtgccTGGCGCTTGGTGATGATGGGGCTCAGAGATGCGTCCAGAGCAGAGAGGCGGGGCAGTAGAGGAACCGGGAAAGGAATGGGGGGGTGAAGTGGGGGGTAACTAGGAAAGGAATAGTCAGCCCAAGAGGGGCTAAAGAAAGGAGCAAAGCAAAGATATGATCcagaagatgaaggaagagaagagtgaCTAGGTTTAGGATGCTGTGTATGTCCTTTCCCCTGAGGATCACGGAACAAGGCCTGGACCCAGTAATCAGCACCAGGGAAATTGAGctatgggaaaagagaaagctaTTCTACCTGAGGGCAATTCAGTGTTTGCCAGGTGTTCTCTAGGGGTAATCTGAACTTGCTGAACTTTTTAGCAGAGAGAACTagaggtaaaaaagaaaggaagcgtGGTCCAAAAAACTGTCAACTCCCTGGTGGCCTGGAATCTCAGAAATGTACAGTGGTAGTTTGATCCtgggaaaggaaataataatgatagctgatagtatgtagcactttaagatttggaaagtgctttacaataatTACATACAGTAATgaaaaacatctcatttgattctcacaacaatcctgcgaAAGATGCTACATGTATTACTCCTGTTTTGCAACTGGGTAAACTGAGTCTTGGGATGTTAAATAACCTGTTAATGGTTATAATTAGAAAGGGAGGCAGAATGTGGACCCAGGTCCCTCCTGACACACCAAGCCCTGCATTCTTGACACTGAAACACAGGCTTGTAGCAAAGAACAAATGAAGCTGAAAAGGCATGAGAACAGTCCTCAcatctctttgatctctttcatcCCATGGTCTTTAACAGGGCCTAAagttcccccttccccaccccctccacctaGAGCAAAGGTTAAAAAGATTCTCCATTAAGATTCCATTACCACAGAAAAATCCCCATAACTTTCTGGTGTACTCTTCCAAGGGATACCTAAGGATTTAATCCTTCAAACATATGCAAagcaaggtttgaacccaggtggcAGTGGTGTAATAGAGAGTACATTAGATTTCGTTTCTGGAAGATGATGGTTGAAATTCAGCCTCTGGCACCTATTAACTATGGCATCTTAGACAAGTCCTTTACCTTCTATGTTCCTTCCTAGGATTTATCCAGTAAATCATAGAGCCAAGAGtgaaaggatcacagattcatcTAAGTACTACAGTGTAAACGGGGCTAGGTATTCACGATCCTGCAGTCACGCAACTTATAATTTAACAAGGGGCATATATGTAGAGTCAGTATAGTATTGGAGAAAGAGTGCTCCACCTGGAGGTGGTAGAGAagattccaatcctgcctctgactccaGCTGTGTCACCCCGAGGTGCgcctcaggcaactccctaggTCTAATCTACCTTAAGAAATCAATCACAGCCACTATCTAATTATGGAAGCAGACCTGTAAAATGCAATGCTAGCCACcggaagaaacaaataaataatctGGTCCGAGCTCCTatggagcttataatttaatcAGGAGCTGACAGCAAAATATATGCATAAAGCCTGAtcgatacagtagaaagaatgctggacctggagtagaagtcacttagcctttgtgagcctgtttcctcatccagcAAATGTAGAAAGGAACATATGCAATTCTCTACTTCACAGTGAAGTTACCAGATCAAATGTGATTGTGTATCcattgtgctttgcaaaccttcaagtgctactCCGTACATGGGAGTTATTATATGGTTCTCCTTTATTTCTACCTCCAGCCCCCTCGGACCATGAAAAAGTAAACCTTTTCTGTCTGGGCCAAAGGTTCAGCCCTCTGTTTCATAAAAAAGCTGCTATCCCCACAAGCCGCCTACACTCTTAACTTCACAGCTTCTTCATAATTTCCCCCAACCACAGCTGTGCTGAGTACTCAGTTTGCTTCCATCCAGTCTTTTGTTATTGAAGCTCACCAACCATCTCTAGAATCTTGttcctatttttaaatgttttcttaattGGCTGACCCAAGCCCTCCAATGTCGATCATCAATCCTGTGTTCTTTTCTCTCAAGCCCCATCCTCCTATACCATATATCCCCTTCAAGGTGTAATCGCTCTCAAAACTTCAGACTTCAATAAAGCAAAACTGTAAGCAGTATTTAACAATTTCtctgctctgtgtgtgtatgtgtgtgtgttgtggtgtGTTTACTTACTTCCCCACCAGGACAAGCCTAAGTGCCATGTCCCTCAAGAAGCCTTCTTCCTGGATATCCGggctagctcctttgatctcccaAGTTTCACTTTTCCCATGCACTTAAAATGTTACTTAATTTATTCTCGTAGCTCTTTCAGAATACCACTATATTAGATCCcaagttcctcaagggcaagggtttttttatctgtatccccagaacctagcacagtgatttgcacatggtaaatgcttaatgtttgttgatctgAAATAAATCTCAGAAATATTTCCAAATCCACAAATGAATTTGGgcagaatttattttgtttttaattccatttaagaaataaaaatggtgACAAGGTCGCACACTCGGCTTTCAGGGAGGCGGTACCTCCTCTTCCAAGTATGAGAGGTCAGAAGGCACAGTGGAAGACCCAGCAAGGGCatgggtccaggccacccacagTGGAGCCAGGGGTGGGGTCCGAGAAGCTTGTGTAGAAACTGAGCTCCCCCTCCCCGCACATCCCGGAACTCAGAGGCAGAAGCCAGACTGGATCCCTCTGCTCTGCCCGCTACCCTCTACTTCCCGCATCTCGCCGCCCACGGGGATGGCTCTGCCGGGCTGACCCTGCCCAACCTTCTCACCTGAGGACAAGGACGGTGTGGAAGGGGAAGCAGGGGAGAGCGAAGACAAGGGCGCGCGATCGCAAGGAGGACGTTTTAACCCTTCCCCCGCCGGTGCCCTTTCAGACTCGGGTTAACCCCTGGTGTGCGGGGGAGGCGGCGGACTAGCTAAGGATTGGGGCCAGCATCGGCCCAGGGAGGGCGGAGTCCCCGCCCCCTGGCGCAGCAGGCTGCGGAGACAGATGGGGAGCCACCTGTCAAGCGGGCTGGGGCCGCGGGGCACGGAGGGCGCGGGCCGCCCCGCGGTAAGCGCACGCTCAGAGGAGCCGCCGGCCCCGAGCAGAGGACGCGGAGGAGCCATGGAGAAGGATGCTGGGGGCTGACGGCGGGCCCGGCCGGCTGAGGCGCGGGCGCGGGGGGCTCCCTCACGGGCGAGCGCCCGCAAAGTCGACAGCTGGGGAGGCGGGCCGAGGAGGCGCCGCGAAGCGGCTGCCCCGCCGGCCGGGGAGGGGGTGCCATGTCTCGAGAGAGGCCCCCCCGCACCGACATCCCCCGCAACCTCAGCTTCATAGCGGCGTTGAGCGAGCGCGCCTACTACCGCAGCCAGCGGCCCAGCCTGGAGGAGGAGCCGCAGCCCGAGGAGGAGGAGCCGGAGCTCCGCGAGGGGGGCGGGGCACGCCTCAGGCCTCGCTCCCGCGCCTTAGCCCCCGGGCGAGGCCGGCGGGCCCGTTCTGCCCCCGCCGGAGGGGGCGCCCGGGCCCCGCGCAGCCGCAGCCCGGACACCCGCAAGCGGGTGCGCTTCGCCGACGCGCTGGGGCTGGAGCTGGCAGCCGTCCGCCGCTTCAGCCCCGGGGAGCTCCCTCGCGTGCCCCGCCACGTGCAGATCCAGCTGCAGCGCGACGCCCTCAGGCACTTCGGGCCCTGCCCCCCCAGAACCCGCAGTCTCCAGGTAGGCGCCTGGGGGCCCGCACCCACGGAGGCAGAGAAGGGCGGGTGAAGTGTCGGGAAGCAGCCCACCACCCCcatttccctcccacctcctccacaCTGCCCCCCATTCCTCTTTCTGCATGATTCCCTCCCCACTGCGTTAGGCCAAGGCAAGCCCCGGACTCCCCCGGCGGACACACCAGTGCAGGCTTCTTATTGGTCCGGTGCCTCATTCTgaccctgttctctctctctcttccctcttccctctccccgtGTCCCAGCAGGAGGCGCGCGCTGCCCTCGAGCCCGCCCGCGAGCCCGGCTTCGCCGCCCGCCTGCAGGCCCAGCGCATATGCCTGGAACGAGCAGAGGCGGGCCCGCTGGGCGTGGCTGGGAGCGCGCGCGTGCTGGACCTGGCCTACGAGAAACGCGTGAGCGTGCGCTGGAGCGCGGACGGTTGGCGCAGCCAGCGCGAAGCTCCCGCCACCTACGCAGGCCCGGCTCCGCCCCCGCCGCGAGCGGATCGATTCGCCTTCCGCTTGCCCGCCCCGCCAACCGGAGGCTCCCTGCTTTTCGCCCTGCGCTACCGCGTAACAGGTCTTGAGTTCTGGGACAACAACGGCGGCCGCGACTACGCACTGCGCGGGCCCGACTCCCCCGGCACCGGGAGCGGCAGCGACCCTGAACCCCAGGGCTGGATTCACTTTATCTGAGCGCGGAAAGGGAGACACAGACCAGGAGAAACCAAAGgaacagggggtgggggggagccgAGGACGTAGGAGTGAGAATTGTGGGAGATTGAAGGGAGCGGTGGGGGTCAGGGAGGAGGTTCGCGCGCACGCGCAGGAGAATGAGAAGCCAGAAGTCGAAGGAAGGTTGGAGGAATCCCGTGGGAACAGGGGAATATCGAAGGAGAGACCAAattggggggagagagacagttcGTAGTTGTAGTAGGAACTAAAGGggtttggggggggaaggggtaaGTGCTGTTCTCAGCAGGTTAAGGCAGGTCATTTGTTaacagctagaaggaacctcagaggtcatctagtccgacCCCTTCATTTTGGAGACGAGGTACTGACGCTCTCAGAGGTGAAGCACTCGAGGACTCACCAGGTGTGTTAGTGGCAGAGCCCAGATCTGAACGAGTGTCCCCCAGATTCACCATTCTTGCCACTTGTAGATTAAAGAGGAGGGGTCTGGCGAAGCCTCAGAATTGCTTGAGCGGGACTCACAAGTTGGGGGACAAAAAGGCCTCTCTAGACTCTCGGAAGATCCCTGGTTAACCTCCTCTGCCAGTCCCACGAGCTGGGCACTGCAAGAGGAGAGAGCTTGGCCCTCCTAAGTTAAATAGGGAGAAGGGATGGGCCCAAGAGGATGACTATGGAGGGTGCCCAAAGAAGTCAGACTCTCAGCTgtggccattgcaatagtccatcTGAGGTTATCCAGCCCTGCC from Trichosurus vulpecula isolate mTriVul1 chromosome 8, mTriVul1.pri, whole genome shotgun sequence harbors:
- the PPP1R3E gene encoding protein phosphatase 1 regulatory subunit 3E, which produces MSRERPPRTDIPRNLSFIAALSERAYYRSQRPSLEEEPQPEEEEPELREGGGARLRPRSRALAPGRGRRARSAPAGGGARAPRSRSPDTRKRVRFADALGLELAAVRRFSPGELPRVPRHVQIQLQRDALRHFGPCPPRTRSLQEARAALEPAREPGFAARLQAQRICLERAEAGPLGVAGSARVLDLAYEKRVSVRWSADGWRSQREAPATYAGPAPPPPRADRFAFRLPAPPTGGSLLFALRYRVTGLEFWDNNGGRDYALRGPDSPGTGSGSDPEPQGWIHFI